In the genome of Christensenella timonensis, one region contains:
- a CDS encoding InlB B-repeat-containing protein — translation MASATSDVAAGHLDASSSDKVDVNWLFTAPDMVLTHAGTTHTVTTVSSAVAGNWATLMPFDEPLIEKVGVSYHWVGPDRPTDVTPPAGETVNKGTAYTAAQQEATAQEYTFEGWYTDEACKQKYADGTALNADTMLYGKWTKAGGTADPGNPADIEDPETPADNTSETGSATGNTDTNTSSSTTTDTKTASAASPGTGDDTSLWMWITAAGAAALVAVRVLVARHKAKEE, via the coding sequence ATGGCGTCCGCGACTTCGGATGTCGCAGCAGGGCACTTGGATGCGTCGAGCAGTGACAAAGTCGATGTGAACTGGCTGTTCACGGCGCCGGACATGGTGCTCACACATGCGGGAACAACGCACACAGTTACCACGGTTTCCTCCGCGGTAGCGGGTAACTGGGCGACTCTCATGCCATTTGACGAACCGCTTATAGAAAAGGTCGGCGTAAGCTACCATTGGGTGGGGCCGGACAGGCCCACCGATGTAACGCCGCCTGCAGGAGAGACGGTCAACAAAGGCACGGCGTATACAGCGGCACAGCAGGAGGCGACAGCACAGGAGTATACCTTTGAGGGCTGGTATACGGATGAAGCGTGTAAGCAAAAGTATGCAGACGGCACGGCCCTTAATGCGGACACGATGCTCTACGGGAAGTGGACGAAGGCGGGAGGCACGGCCGATCCGGGTAATCCCGCCGACATAGAAGACCCGGAGACACCGGCAGATAATACATCGGAGACGGGGAGCGCCACGGGCAATACGGATACCAACACCAGTTCGTCTACGACCACGGATACCAAAACCGCGTCGGCAGCCTCTCCGGGTACAGGCGACGATACGAGCCTTTGGATGTGGATCACAGCAGCAGGTGCCGCGGCCCTTGTGGCCGTCCGGGTTTTGGTCGCGCGGCACAAGGCGAAGGAAGAATAA
- a CDS encoding organic hydroperoxide resistance protein produces the protein MKKIYSVKMTNTGGRAGEVFSDDHSLDLKIAAPGSGQEGATNPEQLFAAGYSACFNSALELVMQRAGIKAKSTVAIVVSLYEREPFDYLIGADIEGHVEGQSAEKTQELLEKAHEVCPYSKATRGNIEVTLKAV, from the coding sequence ATGAAAAAGATTTATTCTGTAAAAATGACGAATACCGGCGGACGTGCGGGAGAGGTGTTTTCAGACGACCATTCGCTCGATTTGAAGATCGCCGCGCCTGGCAGCGGACAGGAGGGGGCGACCAACCCGGAACAACTGTTTGCGGCAGGCTACAGCGCATGCTTCAACAGTGCGCTTGAGCTTGTTATGCAACGGGCTGGCATCAAGGCGAAAAGCACGGTCGCGATCGTCGTTTCATTGTATGAAAGAGAACCTTTTGATTACCTGATCGGCGCAGATATCGAAGGACACGTGGAAGGACAGTCCGCAGAAAAGACGCAGGAGCTGCTGGAAAAGGCGCACGAGGTTTGCCCATATTCCAAGGCGACGCGCGGCAACATTGAAGTGACGTTGAAAGCAGTCTGA